One window of the Carnobacterium maltaromaticum DSM 20342 genome contains the following:
- a CDS encoding glucosaminidase domain-containing protein, with amino-acid sequence MMKSRNERIAELKKTNQKKMIRKSAGIVNTSIIMASLAIPTFSVLASAEENATTSERVIKAVADSSNSASDTATEIAPTPVPVDPETPIEETPEIPKEEVEVPETKPETPETKPEVKPETPGTKPVAPIVETKPTPKVEVETTRPFSKEEVSQQNIAEVQVPEANHSEAEKIMFVKNQSTQEFIDKISESAAEIGAEKDLYASVMIAQAILESGSGNSSLSSEPNYNLFGIKGTFENQSVALLTLEDDGSGNYYQITGEFRKYPSYKESLEDYSKLLTGGTSFNASFYSGTWKSNTTSYKDATAFLTGKYATDTRYAEKLDQLIETYDLTQYDDGVKKVSETEVQQDVMHTIVSGDTLWDLGNTFGVSVQELMEWNQLTSDLIFVNQELIVKKAPVAPPVVAPVENVSAAATDTKKVEDTNTNLTGFQQKQNGTLAFDETTSDLNQGSVKEEYQVAEGDSLYTISKKFNVSPLEIKHWNDMKHNLLFIGQTLTIHTV; translated from the coding sequence ATGATGAAAAGTAGAAATGAACGAATTGCTGAACTGAAAAAAACAAACCAGAAAAAAATGATTCGTAAAAGTGCTGGAATTGTGAATACATCTATTATAATGGCATCTTTAGCAATTCCAACTTTTTCTGTTTTAGCTAGTGCAGAAGAAAATGCAACGACTAGTGAACGCGTTATTAAAGCAGTTGCTGATAGCTCAAATTCTGCTAGTGATACAGCCACAGAAATAGCTCCAACACCGGTACCGGTAGATCCTGAGACACCAATTGAGGAAACGCCAGAGATACCTAAAGAAGAGGTTGAAGTACCTGAGACAAAACCAGAGACGCCTGAAACAAAACCGGAAGTAAAGCCAGAAACACCTGGAACGAAACCCGTGGCACCGATAGTTGAAACAAAACCTACGCCTAAAGTGGAAGTAGAAACGACTCGTCCTTTCTCTAAAGAAGAAGTATCACAACAAAATATTGCTGAGGTTCAAGTACCAGAAGCCAATCATTCAGAAGCAGAAAAAATTATGTTTGTTAAAAATCAGAGCACGCAAGAATTTATTGATAAGATTTCTGAATCTGCTGCTGAAATTGGCGCAGAAAAAGATTTATATGCATCTGTTATGATTGCCCAAGCAATTCTAGAAAGTGGATCGGGAAATAGCTCGTTATCTAGTGAGCCTAATTATAATTTATTTGGAATCAAAGGAACTTTCGAAAATCAATCTGTAGCATTATTGACGTTAGAAGATGATGGTAGTGGAAATTATTATCAAATTACAGGAGAATTTAGAAAATATCCTTCTTACAAAGAATCATTAGAAGATTACTCTAAGTTGTTAACTGGTGGAACGTCATTTAATGCAAGTTTTTATTCAGGTACTTGGAAATCAAACACAACATCTTATAAAGATGCAACAGCTTTTTTAACTGGAAAATATGCGACAGATACTAGGTATGCTGAAAAGCTAGATCAATTAATTGAGACCTATGATTTGACACAATATGATGACGGTGTGAAGAAGGTTTCGGAAACTGAAGTTCAACAAGATGTTATGCATACTATTGTTAGTGGCGATACATTATGGGATTTAGGAAATACATTTGGTGTGAGTGTTCAAGAATTGATGGAATGGAATCAATTAACTAGCGATTTAATTTTTGTGAATCAAGAATTGATTGTTAAAAAGGCTCCAGTTGCTCCACCAGTGGTAGCACCAGTTGAAAATGTATCTGCTGCTGCAACGGATACAAAAAAAGTAGAAGATACTAATACTAATTTAACTGGCTTCCAACAAAAACAAAATGGCACGTTGGCATTTGATGAAACAACATCAGATTTAAACCAAGGGAGTGTTAAAGAAGAATACCAAGTAGCAGAAGGTGATTCACTTTACACAATTTCTAAAAAATTCAATGTTTCACCACTTGAAATTAAACATTGGAACGATATGAAGCATAATTTATTATTTATTGGACAAACGTTGACAATTCATACAGTGTAG
- a CDS encoding DUF1003 domain-containing protein has translation MNIGKRGGFNEKKEKCIICHKDYSETDGLHLTTLSKELRELILSEHPDFSEEAFICMDDLMDYRLHYIKDMIKTDSENIESLNKNVLDSIKEGMPIAKNTNEDVTTNLTLGEKVADGIAKFGGSWGFIFLFLFVLVAWIIINSIALFTKPFDPYPFILLNLILSCLAAIQAPVIMMSQNRQEKRDRQQSDSDYQVNLKSEIEIRLLHEKMDHMLTEQWEHLVNIQNIQVDLLNELQERMEVLEKKV, from the coding sequence ATGAATATAGGGAAGAGAGGTGGTTTTAATGAAAAAAAAGAAAAATGTATAATATGTCATAAAGATTATAGTGAAACTGACGGACTTCATTTAACTACACTAAGTAAAGAACTAAGGGAATTAATTTTATCAGAGCATCCAGATTTTTCTGAAGAAGCCTTTATTTGTATGGATGATTTGATGGATTATCGTTTGCATTACATCAAAGATATGATTAAAACTGACTCTGAAAATATTGAGTCTTTGAATAAAAATGTGTTAGATAGTATTAAAGAGGGAATGCCCATAGCAAAAAATACAAATGAAGATGTAACAACAAACCTAACTTTAGGTGAAAAAGTAGCTGATGGAATCGCTAAATTTGGTGGTAGTTGGGGCTTTATATTCTTGTTTTTATTTGTACTAGTTGCATGGATTATTATTAATTCAATTGCATTATTTACGAAACCTTTTGATCCATATCCATTTATTTTATTAAATCTAATTTTATCGTGTTTAGCAGCAATTCAAGCTCCTGTTATTATGATGAGTCAAAATCGTCAGGAAAAAAGAGATAGACAACAATCAGATAGTGATTACCAAGTGAATCTGAAATCTGAAATTGAAATTAGGTTACTACATGAAAAAATGGATCACATGTTGACGGAACAATGGGAACATTTAGTTAATATTCAAAATATACAAGTTGACTTATTAAACGAATTACAAGAGAGAATGGAAGTATTAGAAAAAAAAGTCTAA